Proteins encoded in a region of the Clostridium beijerinckii genome:
- a CDS encoding class I SAM-dependent methyltransferase encodes MEGNNKNMFKENSRINFNRTAEVYDESSDGKFVAPMYDEIVSRVISAHPKKILDVGCGTGNVLIKLSANYKFGLYGVDISENMIGIAKKNLGDKAELKVGDSEDIPWEDNSFDVIVCNASFHHYPSPEKVLLEMKRVLKNSGLLIIGDPTAPVICRQFINLYCKISNNGDYKIYSEKEIKALLVKCGFEPFDFKKINYKSFAISAKIKK; translated from the coding sequence GTGGAAGGTAATAATAAAAACATGTTTAAGGAAAATTCGAGAATAAACTTTAATAGGACAGCTGAAGTTTACGATGAAAGCAGTGATGGAAAGTTTGTAGCCCCAATGTATGATGAGATTGTTAGTAGGGTAATAAGTGCACATCCTAAAAAAATATTAGATGTTGGATGTGGGACAGGTAATGTATTAATAAAACTTAGCGCCAACTATAAGTTTGGTTTATATGGAGTAGATATCTCAGAAAATATGATTGGGATAGCTAAGAAAAATCTTGGGGATAAAGCGGAACTAAAAGTTGGTGATTCAGAGGATATACCTTGGGAAGATAATTCTTTTGATGTAATTGTATGTAATGCGTCTTTTCATCATTATCCAAGCCCAGAAAAAGTATTATTAGAGATGAAAAGAGTATTAAAGAATAGTGGTTTATTAATTATAGGGGATCCAACGGCACCAGTAATTTGTAGACAATTTATAAATTTATATTGCAAAATATCTAATAATGGTGATTATAAAATATATTCTGAAAAAGAAATTAAGGCACTTTTAGTAAAATGCGGATTTGAGCCATTTGATTTTAAAAAGATTAATTATAAGAGTTTTGCAATTAGCGCTAAGATAAAAAAATAA
- the def gene encoding peptide deformylase — MALRKIRLFGDEVLRKKSREVEVVDEKIRQILDDMAETMYNTENGGGLAAPQIGILKRLVVIDMGQGLIKLVNPKIIKQEGSQEVIEGCLSNPHVFGRLLRPEKVTVQALDENGKEIILTGTGDLAKCFCHEIDHLEGILFTDFVTKYLK, encoded by the coding sequence ATGGCATTAAGGAAAATTAGATTATTTGGTGATGAAGTTTTAAGAAAGAAAAGTAGAGAAGTTGAAGTGGTAGACGAAAAGATCAGACAAATTCTAGATGATATGGCAGAAACCATGTATAATACAGAAAATGGTGGAGGCTTAGCGGCGCCGCAGATAGGAATACTTAAAAGGCTAGTTGTAATAGATATGGGACAAGGACTAATAAAATTAGTCAATCCAAAGATTATTAAACAAGAAGGAAGTCAAGAAGTTATAGAAGGATGTTTAAGTAATCCACATGTATTTGGAAGATTATTAAGACCAGAAAAAGTGACAGTTCAAGCATTAGATGAAAATGGTAAAGAAATAATACTAACGGGTACAGGAGATTTAGCAAAATGTTTTTGTCATGAAATTGACCATTTAGAAGGTATTCTTTTTACTGATTTTGTTACTAAATATCTAAAATAG
- a CDS encoding helix-turn-helix transcriptional regulator: MKNKLKEFREAIGLTQEQLGALVGVSRQAINSIETEKYEPSIWLAYDISQIFHCAIEEVFLFEQSERKSRAQLSRGVV; this comes from the coding sequence ATGAAAAATAAACTAAAAGAATTCCGTGAAGCTATTGGATTAACTCAGGAACAATTGGGAGCTCTTGTAGGAGTATCAAGACAAGCAATAAACTCTATTGAAACAGAAAAATATGAGCCATCTATATGGCTAGCTTATGATATTTCTCAAATATTTCATTGTGCAATAGAGGAAGTTTTTCTTTTTGAACAAAGTGAGAGAAAGTCAAGAGCTCAATTAAGTAGAGGTGTAGTTTAA
- a CDS encoding flavodoxin family protein, with product MSKVVIFKGSPRKNGYTARLLEQVEKGAKSKGAEVIEFDLNDSGIRGCQGCMYCRTHDGCAVNDYLKPMYDAIKEADAIVFGSPIYYYTITGQAKVWFDRTFPMIGNDYKAKYPGKKLITIFTQGNPDPKIGAEGVKFANNMLEELGWKLEDSIHYCGTSHNPDLAMFDELSLRAFKDGENLA from the coding sequence ATGTCAAAGGTAGTTATTTTTAAAGGCAGTCCAAGAAAAAATGGATATACTGCAAGATTATTAGAACAAGTAGAAAAAGGAGCAAAATCCAAAGGTGCTGAGGTTATTGAATTTGATTTAAATGATTCTGGAATCCGTGGATGTCAAGGATGTATGTATTGTCGTACTCATGATGGTTGTGCAGTTAATGATTATTTGAAGCCAATGTATGATGCAATTAAGGAAGCAGATGCTATCGTATTTGGTTCTCCAATATATTATTATACAATTACAGGACAAGCAAAAGTTTGGTTTGATCGTACATTCCCAATGATTGGAAATGATTATAAGGCAAAATATCCAGGTAAAAAGTTAATAACAATATTTACTCAAGGGAATCCTGATCCTAAGATAGGCGCAGAAGGCGTTAAATTTGCGAATAATATGTTAGAAGAATTAGGCTGGAAGTTAGAGGATAGCATTCATTACTGTGGAACTAGTCATAATCCTGATTTAGCAATGTTTGATGAGTTATCTTTAAGAGCATTTAAGGATGGAGAAAATTTAGCTTAA
- a CDS encoding winged helix-turn-helix transcriptional regulator, producing MENCSIEYALKIINGKWKLLIIWVISQNGIVRFNELQRKVDGISSLMLSKNLKELEEDALIIRHQYNEIPPRVEYELSELSQKLIVALQYLGEWGEEVHKYKETSV from the coding sequence ATGGAAAATTGTTCTATTGAATATGCTTTAAAAATTATAAATGGAAAATGGAAATTATTAATCATTTGGGTTATATCTCAAAATGGAATTGTTCGCTTTAATGAACTACAGCGAAAAGTTGATGGCATATCCAGTCTTATGCTCTCAAAAAACTTAAAAGAACTTGAAGAAGATGCTCTTATTATTCGCCATCAATACAATGAAATTCCACCAAGAGTAGAATATGAATTATCAGAACTTAGTCAAAAACTCATAGTTGCTTTACAATATCTTGGAGAATGGGGCGAAGAAGTTCATAAATATAAAGAAACATCTGTATAA
- a CDS encoding IS110 family transposase: MISVGIDVSKEKSTVCILKPYGEIVRSPYEITHTESQMAELASMINSFNDEVRVVMEATGNYHLPVLSFLKEREIFVAVINPLVMKKYASVILRKGKTDKLDAVRIANYGLDNWLHLINYESSEDIYVQLRLLGRQYGHYIKLRIESKLSLTTMLDYTMPGIKAMLKSRSSKPEKDKLNDFVEEYWHYDNITEKSKKQFINSYRNWAKKKGYQQSEAKAIKIYDLAQQGIPTLSSNAPSTKMLVLEAVRVLREIDKTLALILSQMQELAKSLKEYRVVREMGGVGDIIAPRLIAEIGDIRRFHRGKALIAYAGIDAPPYQSGQFTGTRRRISKRGSAILRKTGFEIMKCLKSNKPQNNEVYLFMLKKEDEGKASKVAKIAGLNKFLRIYYARVKEVYK; encoded by the coding sequence ATGATAAGTGTAGGAATTGATGTATCAAAGGAAAAAAGTACAGTATGTATTTTAAAACCATACGGCGAGATCGTTAGATCTCCATATGAAATCACTCATACAGAAAGTCAGATGGCGGAATTAGCATCGATGATAAATAGTTTTAATGATGAAGTGAGAGTCGTAATGGAGGCAACAGGAAATTATCACTTACCTGTGCTTAGTTTTCTTAAAGAGCGTGAAATTTTTGTAGCTGTTATTAATCCATTAGTGATGAAAAAATATGCGAGTGTAATTCTTAGAAAAGGAAAAACAGATAAGCTAGATGCTGTCAGGATTGCTAATTATGGATTAGATAACTGGTTACATTTAATTAATTATGAATCTAGTGAAGATATTTATGTACAGCTACGTCTTCTTGGAAGACAGTACGGTCATTACATAAAGCTTAGAATAGAGAGTAAGCTATCTTTAACTACAATGCTTGATTATACAATGCCAGGAATTAAAGCAATGCTTAAGAGTCGGTCAAGTAAACCAGAAAAAGATAAGTTAAATGATTTTGTTGAGGAATACTGGCATTATGATAATATTACAGAAAAAAGTAAAAAACAATTTATTAATAGTTATAGAAATTGGGCAAAAAAGAAGGGATATCAACAAAGCGAAGCTAAAGCTATAAAGATATATGACTTAGCCCAGCAAGGAATCCCTACTTTATCTTCCAATGCTCCATCTACCAAAATGTTAGTATTGGAAGCAGTTAGAGTTCTTCGCGAAATAGATAAAACTCTTGCATTGATTTTATCACAAATGCAGGAATTAGCAAAGTCTTTAAAGGAGTACAGAGTTGTACGTGAGATGGGCGGAGTTGGCGATATTATTGCACCAAGACTTATAGCAGAGATAGGTGATATTAGGAGATTTCATAGAGGAAAAGCTTTGATAGCATATGCAGGTATTGATGCCCCTCCGTATCAATCAGGACAATTTACCGGAACGCGAAGGCGGATATCAAAACGAGGTTCTGCGATATTAAGAAAAACTGGGTTTGAGATAATGAAATGTTTAAAAAGTAATAAACCTCAGAACAATGAAGTGTATTTATTTATGTTAAAAAAAGAAGATGAAGGAAAAGCTTCGAAAGTAGCTAAAATTGCTGGGTTAAATAAGTTTTTGAGAATATATTATGCAAGAGTAAAAGAAGTATATAAATAA
- a CDS encoding methyl-accepting chemotaxis protein: protein MENRLEAFLEVIPELKEILQDDIAVAVADTKKFIYYRDGDSINLPIKVGQELTPEEPLYKSIKEGKVHSVIVPKEIFGVSFKGISYPIKDSSGNVIGGVGIGRSLNKQFKVEEVAENIFSSLQQTSASIEEVATDSQRLSFSMNNIVNATQKTEEKIKETDTILNLITSVSSQSNLLALNAAIEAARAGEAGRGFSVVAGEMRKLSQMSSESSKKVSQLLLEMRNSIDEVIKEISNTNMIAESQAAATEEITATLEEITSNSKELVDMSKVVL, encoded by the coding sequence ATGGAAAATAGACTTGAGGCATTTTTAGAGGTTATTCCTGAATTAAAAGAAATATTACAAGATGATATAGCAGTTGCAGTAGCAGATACTAAGAAATTTATATATTATCGTGATGGTGATTCCATTAACTTGCCTATTAAAGTTGGACAAGAATTGACTCCTGAGGAACCTTTATATAAAAGTATAAAAGAAGGTAAGGTACACAGTGTGATAGTTCCCAAAGAAATATTTGGAGTATCATTTAAGGGAATTTCATATCCAATTAAGGATTCAAGTGGAAATGTTATTGGTGGAGTTGGAATTGGGAGAAGTTTAAATAAACAGTTTAAAGTAGAAGAAGTAGCAGAGAACATTTTTAGCTCACTGCAACAGACAAGTGCAAGTATTGAGGAAGTGGCTACTGATTCTCAAAGACTTTCATTTTCAATGAATAATATTGTAAATGCAACACAAAAAACGGAAGAAAAAATAAAGGAAACGGATACTATATTAAATCTTATTACCAGTGTTTCTTCTCAATCTAATCTTCTAGCTTTAAATGCAGCTATTGAGGCTGCAAGGGCAGGTGAGGCAGGAAGAGGTTTTTCAGTTGTTGCAGGTGAGATGAGAAAACTTTCGCAGATGAGCAGTGAATCGTCAAAAAAAGTATCACAATTGCTTCTTGAAATGAGAAATTCTATTGATGAAGTTATTAAGGAGATTAGCAATACAAACATGATAGCGGAATCACAAGCAGCAGCTACTGAAGAGATAACGGCTACTTTAGAAGAGATTACCTCAAACTCCAAAGAACTGGTAGATATGTCAAAGGTAGTACTGTAA
- a CDS encoding methyl-accepting chemotaxis protein has translation MRKWFNNLKTRQKLISCFVLIALFIGVVGAIGIVNLSKINSNAMSMHDNDLKTIKNLTDIEKNTAGIRADLLKLVYQRKEEQKDSILKEIDTLNGSNTKLIEEYEKSFTSKEEKEIFSKFEKDFEAYKVARDVVIKFAMEKNYEEADAKFNAVTEARKQAFASLDKLIDINLREADDAYNENNATFKVSLYTINIITVLGLLLAIIFGWLISGIISNQLKKVVVFAEAIGEGDLTNKIHIDSRDEIGMLAKSLNLAGDKIRMLISEIINSSSDLSATSEELSATTEEISSKMEIVTESINQIARGNQDLSATTEEVSASAEEIGSTTMKLAESADGAKESSKEITSRAKSIKNKAENEISVSNSIYEKQQTNITKAIEEGKVVEDVKVMADSIASIAEQTNLLALNAAIEAARAGEQGKGFAVVADEVRKLAEQSTQAVGNIQNMVVQVQSAFDNLTQSGHDMLEFMLSNVKPSYMLLSETGLQYEKDSEYINEMASGIASAAKQMSETIEQVNIVIQNVSATAEESAASSEEILASIDETNTGIQEVNKAAQGQAELAEKLNLIVQKFKI, from the coding sequence ATGAGAAAATGGTTTAATAATCTTAAAACAAGGCAGAAGCTTATTTCCTGTTTTGTATTGATTGCATTATTTATTGGTGTTGTTGGGGCTATTGGGATAGTGAATCTTAGCAAAATTAATTCTAATGCAATGAGTATGCATGATAATGATTTAAAAACTATAAAGAATTTAACAGACATTGAGAAGAACACTGCAGGCATACGTGCTGATTTGCTAAAGCTTGTATATCAACGTAAGGAAGAACAGAAAGATTCAATTCTTAAAGAGATAGACACTTTAAATGGTTCTAATACGAAATTAATAGAAGAATACGAAAAATCATTTACATCAAAGGAAGAGAAAGAAATTTTCTCAAAATTTGAAAAGGATTTTGAAGCATATAAGGTAGCTCGTGATGTTGTGATTAAATTTGCAATGGAAAAAAATTATGAAGAAGCTGATGCAAAATTTAATGCTGTAACAGAAGCTAGAAAACAAGCATTTGCTAGTTTGGATAAGTTAATAGATATAAATCTAAGAGAAGCTGACGATGCTTATAATGAAAATAATGCTACTTTTAAAGTTTCATTATATACGATAAACATAATAACAGTCCTTGGGCTTCTTCTTGCTATCATATTTGGATGGCTAATCTCTGGAATAATTTCGAATCAATTAAAAAAAGTAGTAGTATTTGCAGAAGCAATTGGTGAGGGAGATTTAACAAATAAAATACATATAGATAGTAGAGATGAAATTGGAATGCTAGCAAAATCCCTGAATTTAGCTGGAGATAAAATTAGGATGTTAATTTCTGAAATAATAAATAGTTCTAGTGATTTGAGTGCTACAAGTGAGGAATTATCTGCTACAACTGAGGAAATTTCATCTAAGATGGAAATAGTCACAGAATCTATAAATCAAATAGCAAGAGGAAACCAGGATTTGAGTGCAACTACTGAAGAAGTATCTGCATCTGCAGAAGAAATTGGGTCTACAACAATGAAACTTGCAGAAAGCGCAGATGGTGCTAAAGAGTCCTCAAAAGAAATAACGAGCAGAGCTAAAAGTATTAAAAATAAAGCAGAAAATGAAATAAGCGTAAGCAACTCGATATACGAAAAACAACAGACAAATATAACTAAGGCTATTGAAGAAGGAAAAGTTGTTGAAGATGTAAAGGTTATGGCTGATTCAATTGCAAGCATAGCTGAACAGACAAACCTTCTTGCATTAAATGCAGCTATAGAAGCTGCAAGAGCTGGTGAGCAGGGCAAAGGATTTGCAGTAGTTGCAGATGAAGTAAGAAAACTTGCTGAACAGTCAACTCAAGCAGTTGGAAACATTCAGAATATGGTAGTTCAAGTGCAGAGCGCATTTGATAATCTTACACAAAGCGGGCATGATATGCTAGAATTTATGCTAAGTAATGTTAAACCAAGTTATATGCTGCTTTCTGAAACTGGATTACAGTATGAAAAAGATTCAGAGTATATTAATGAAATGGCTTCAGGAATAGCTTCTGCAGCAAAACAGATGTCAGAAACCATAGAGCAGGTGAATATAGTTATTCAGAATGTATCAGCTACTGCTGAGGAGTCCGCTGCAAGCTCTGAAGAAATATTAGCTAGTATAGATGAAACAAATACCGGTATTCAAGAGGTTAACAAAGCAGCACAAGGTCAAGCAGAATTAGCTGAAAAACTTAACCTTATAGTTCAAAAATTTAAAATTTAA
- a CDS encoding flavin reductase family protein, whose translation MTKKKIANIPFGPFISVLAGATVNGKPNYATIGAYGVVSQKNVLYISLKNSHYTTAGVLENGFFTVNIPKSDDVEKTDYCGTVSGSKVDKSNVFESFYDEVGNAPMIKECSINYLCKVIQTIPIFDFTMFLGEIVATYAEEDCLENGRPNALKVKPIILMDTGYFDLNSRVGSIFKSCQGNR comes from the coding sequence ATGACAAAGAAAAAGATAGCTAATATTCCATTTGGACCATTTATCAGTGTTTTAGCAGGAGCTACTGTTAATGGAAAACCTAATTATGCTACAATTGGAGCATATGGAGTTGTAAGTCAAAAAAATGTACTTTATATATCGTTGAAAAACTCACATTATACAACAGCTGGAGTTTTAGAAAATGGATTTTTTACTGTAAATATTCCTAAATCCGATGACGTTGAAAAAACTGATTATTGTGGAACTGTTTCTGGAAGCAAAGTAGATAAATCAAATGTTTTTGAATCTTTTTATGATGAAGTAGGAAATGCACCAATGATAAAGGAATGTTCAATAAATTATTTGTGTAAAGTGATACAAACCATTCCTATATTTGATTTTACAATGTTTCTTGGTGAGATTGTGGCAACATATGCAGAGGAAGATTGTTTGGAAAATGGGAGACCAAATGCCCTGAAAGTTAAACCAATAATATTAATGGATACAGGTTATTTCGATTTAAATAGTAGAGTAGGGTCGATATTTAAATCATGTCAGGGTAATAGGTAA
- a CDS encoding HTH domain-containing protein, with amino-acid sequence MELINGNSNQIDKTRESIKKLIEDYKIELETLSRMINVDYNWLKDYMDGKRNLNEFYANAMDSIKNNRELVWNPKCPEPSSLSNKIYILSEGIRSINEDDRVKGIIDVLIIDVGIRYDTLAMYASISLKDVKNFMKDTNSITYENKYKLAVASLSLHFLINGKKSALG; translated from the coding sequence ATGGAATTAATAAATGGAAATTCTAATCAGATTGATAAAACAAGAGAAAGCATAAAAAAATTGATTGAAGATTATAAAATTGAACTTGAAACTTTGAGTAGAATGATAAATGTTGATTATAATTGGCTAAAAGATTATATGGATGGAAAAAGAAATTTGAATGAGTTTTATGCTAATGCAATGGATTCTATTAAAAACAATAGAGAGTTGGTGTGGAATCCAAAGTGTCCTGAGCCTTCATCATTATCAAATAAGATTTATATTCTGTCTGAAGGGATACGTAGTATAAATGAAGATGACAGAGTCAAAGGAATAATAGATGTATTGATAATTGACGTTGGAATTAGATACGATACTTTAGCTATGTATGCAAGTATCAGCTTAAAAGATGTTAAGAATTTTATGAAGGATACTAATTCTATTACATATGAAAATAAATATAAGTTAGCGGTAGCAAGCTTGTCTTTACACTTTTTGATTAATGGCAAGAAATCAGCTTTAGGCTAA
- a CDS encoding SDR family oxidoreductase → MKNETVVLITGCSTGIGRELCNILSERGYIVVATARNVETLEDLPVSLKLSLDVTQKDSISVAMKEVIALFKKIDILVNNAGYSTKGALEEIHINSVKSMLDVNVFGIINMIQAVVPEMRKKQFGKIINIGSISGKFVQPINGAYCASKYAVEAISDTLRLELHNYNIQATVIEPGPIKTNFFKTMVNNSNNLMTNQDSYYSIFYEADAKYRNNQNLTDPKEAAKVIANIISKSRIKPRYKVAVPMSYNIAIHFPDFVREYFMKRR, encoded by the coding sequence ATGAAAAACGAAACAGTTGTTTTAATTACAGGATGTTCAACGGGGATTGGACGAGAACTTTGCAACATATTATCTGAGAGAGGATATATAGTTGTGGCAACAGCCAGAAATGTAGAAACTTTAGAAGATTTACCTGTATCATTAAAGCTATCACTAGATGTTACCCAAAAAGACTCTATTTCAGTTGCTATGAAGGAAGTGATAGCACTATTTAAGAAAATTGATATTCTTGTAAATAATGCGGGATACTCAACTAAAGGTGCTTTAGAAGAAATTCATATAAATAGTGTAAAAAGCATGCTTGATGTGAATGTATTTGGAATAATTAATATGATTCAGGCAGTTGTTCCGGAAATGCGTAAGAAACAATTTGGCAAAATTATAAATATTGGCTCAATTTCGGGGAAATTTGTTCAACCTATTAACGGTGCATATTGTGCATCTAAATATGCAGTTGAAGCAATAAGTGATACGTTGCGTTTAGAACTGCACAACTATAATATTCAAGCAACTGTAATAGAGCCTGGACCAATAAAAACAAATTTTTTTAAAACTATGGTTAATAATTCAAATAATCTTATGACTAATCAAGATTCTTATTATTCAATTTTTTATGAAGCAGATGCTAAATATAGAAATAATCAAAATTTAACTGATCCTAAAGAAGCAGCAAAAGTTATTGCTAATATAATTTCGAAAAGTAGGATTAAACCTCGTTATAAGGTTGCTGTTCCGATGTCATATAATATAGCGATACACTTTCCTGACTTTGTAAGAGAATACTTTATGAAAAGGCGTTAG
- a CDS encoding Crp/Fnr family transcriptional regulator → MSKNVYDDLWINILKNNEILLSGKNIILLKKIFKPKLLKKDMFFLQEGEKSTEIGVVVKGVFRSYYIDKAGKDTTKYFYKEGGVLFSYVAHLSQKESMYYIQALEDSEIIVAQISDFEKIVEGNYELLLFYKKMIDSVLIMKEEHAISFKALDSTERYKQFLNAYPGLEKRIKQYHIASYLGMTPVSLSRLRKNFNINK, encoded by the coding sequence ATGAGTAAAAATGTATACGATGATTTATGGATAAATATTTTGAAAAACAATGAGATTTTACTCAGTGGAAAAAACATAATTTTATTAAAGAAAATTTTTAAGCCAAAGCTATTAAAAAAAGATATGTTCTTTTTACAGGAAGGTGAGAAGTCTACTGAAATAGGAGTTGTTGTTAAGGGAGTTTTTCGTTCTTATTATATTGATAAAGCAGGCAAAGATACAACAAAATATTTTTACAAAGAGGGTGGGGTACTATTCTCATATGTAGCACATCTATCTCAAAAAGAATCTATGTATTATATACAAGCATTAGAAGATAGCGAAATTATTGTAGCCCAAATTTCTGATTTTGAAAAAATAGTTGAGGGAAATTATGAACTACTTTTATTTTACAAAAAGATGATTGATAGTGTTCTTATTATGAAAGAAGAACATGCAATTAGTTTTAAAGCATTAGATAGCACTGAACGTTATAAGCAGTTCCTTAATGCATATCCTGGATTAGAAAAGCGTATTAAACAATATCATATTGCTTCTTATTTAGGAATGACCCCTGTGTCACTTAGTAGATTAAGAAAAAATTTTAATATTAACAAATGA
- a CDS encoding DUF692 family multinuclear iron-containing protein, whose amino-acid sequence MYIGCNWSKALKFLIEKNSIRIDYIKSFGYGNFKEDFKTMRSMRPILVHGLGYYENTGMNDLERIDFNSANSIIRECNSPHYGLHLAIRSKDMLTGMTEDDIYKRMSNQIQFFKKSLSVPLLLENSPDTPHDREAFDLYPYVMPEQIYKLVVENDVSFLLDITHAKITAKYRGWDVFDYIGRLPLDHVVEIHTNGSGHDENGFPMDTHQAMEEEDYELLEWVLNRTNPKIVTLEFNEVETEDYDKVIDSLEKQLTRIYDICSTR is encoded by the coding sequence ATGTATATTGGGTGTAACTGGTCAAAAGCACTAAAATTTCTTATAGAGAAGAACTCGATAAGAATAGACTATATTAAATCATTTGGATATGGAAATTTTAAAGAAGACTTCAAAACGATGCGTTCAATGCGACCAATTTTAGTACATGGTTTAGGCTACTATGAAAATACAGGAATGAATGATCTAGAGAGGATTGATTTTAATTCTGCAAATAGTATTATAAGGGAATGTAATTCACCACATTATGGTCTTCATCTTGCTATAAGATCTAAGGACATGTTAACAGGTATGACAGAAGATGACATATATAAACGCATGTCTAATCAAATTCAGTTCTTTAAAAAGAGTTTATCAGTTCCATTATTACTTGAAAATTCTCCTGATACACCACATGACCGTGAAGCATTTGACCTTTATCCTTATGTAATGCCAGAACAGATTTATAAACTGGTTGTTGAAAATGATGTATCTTTCTTGCTAGATATAACTCATGCTAAGATTACTGCAAAATATCGGGGATGGGATGTTTTTGATTATATTGGAAGGCTACCACTTGATCATGTTGTAGAAATTCATACAAATGGTTCAGGTCATGATGAAAATGGTTTTCCAATGGATACACATCAGGCTATGGAAGAAGAGGATTACGAATTGTTAGAGTGGGTTCTTAATCGTACAAATCCGAAAATAGTTACATTAGAGTTTAATGAAGTAGAAACAGAGGATTATGACAAAGTAATTGATTCATTAGAAAAGCAATTAACTCGAATATATGACATATGCAGTACTAGATAA